One region of Permianibacter fluminis genomic DNA includes:
- the folB gene encoding dihydroneopterin aldolase, translated as MDTIYLRDIELAVTIGAFAWEQKISQKLLLTLTLKVDTRAAAASDELADALDYGAVLSRVQALAAELSPEQPVRLLETFAERIATTILAEFGKVQSLTVDLAKVFIFPQVPRIGVVIERGR; from the coding sequence ATGGACACCATTTATCTCCGCGATATCGAACTTGCCGTGACCATCGGCGCGTTTGCCTGGGAACAGAAAATCAGCCAGAAGCTGCTGCTGACATTGACCCTGAAAGTGGATACCCGAGCCGCCGCTGCCAGTGATGAGCTGGCTGACGCGCTCGATTACGGCGCCGTGCTGTCGCGGGTGCAGGCGCTGGCCGCCGAGTTGTCGCCCGAGCAACCGGTGCGCTTGCTGGAAACTTTTGCCGAGCGCATCGCGACCACGATTCTGGCCGAGTTTGGCAAAGTGCAAAGCCTGACGGTGGATCTGGCCAAGGTTTTCATTTTCCCGCAGGTGCCGCGGATTGGTGTGGTGATTGAGCGGGGCCGGTAA
- the folK gene encoding 2-amino-4-hydroxy-6-hydroxymethyldihydropteridine diphosphokinase → MPSGYLLGIGSNVAPEQNVPAVLKALLAISPQLYLSRVVRTAPEGMQSAHDFLNVVVLVTSDLSPEALKQQTNRIEEALGRDRSAPDRKTRDRPADIDLLTRIRNARRTQLPMIKENYLRPLAEELLDYLQNRPLRAPNGVVTPIHLDGLSLGEMPATVSLDTATGVIGLGEPSGRLREQS, encoded by the coding sequence TTGCCAAGCGGTTATCTATTGGGTATCGGCAGCAATGTGGCGCCGGAGCAGAATGTGCCGGCGGTGCTCAAGGCCTTGCTGGCCATTTCGCCGCAGCTGTATCTGAGCCGGGTGGTGCGGACGGCGCCGGAAGGCATGCAATCGGCCCATGATTTTCTCAATGTGGTAGTGCTGGTGACGAGCGACTTGTCGCCGGAGGCACTCAAACAGCAAACCAACCGCATCGAGGAAGCGCTCGGCCGTGATCGCAGCGCGCCGGACCGGAAAACCCGCGACCGCCCGGCCGATATCGATCTGCTGACCCGTATCCGCAATGCCCGCCGCACCCAACTGCCGATGATCAAGGAGAACTATCTGCGGCCTCTGGCCGAGGAGTTGCTGGATTATTTGCAGAACCGGCCGCTGCGGGCGCCGAATGGCGTGGTGACGCCGATCCATCTCGACGGTTTGTCGCTCGGTGAAATGCCGGCGACGGTGTCGCTCGACACCGCGACGGGCGTGATTGGTCTTGGCGAGCCAAGTGGTCGGTTGCGTGAACAGTCGTAG
- a CDS encoding SDR family oxidoreductase, whose translation MQDAILVTGAGRRVGHALALHLRAQGHPVIGHYHHDNPELDALRSAGITVIRADFTDQASVQALAELVKAQCRSLRAIIHNASAFSATMTANDDALAQFDQFYQVHMRSPFALTRALTGHLRACSKAHADIIHISDIFADKPNPRFDSYCASKAGGQNLALSFAQSLAPKIKVNVIQPGPILFKDWHSAEMKEKVLSETLLGVEGGAEPICLAVSALLANPYQTGAVIAVDGGRRLG comes from the coding sequence ATGCAAGATGCCATTCTGGTTACCGGTGCCGGCCGTCGCGTTGGCCACGCACTTGCGTTGCATTTGCGCGCCCAGGGCCATCCGGTCATTGGCCATTATCATCACGACAACCCGGAACTCGACGCCCTGCGCAGCGCCGGCATCACCGTGATTCGCGCCGACTTTACTGATCAAGCCAGCGTGCAGGCGCTGGCCGAATTGGTCAAAGCGCAATGCCGATCGCTGCGCGCCATCATCCACAATGCCTCGGCGTTTTCCGCCACGATGACCGCCAATGACGATGCGCTGGCGCAATTCGATCAGTTCTATCAGGTGCACATGCGCAGCCCGTTTGCCTTGACCCGCGCGTTAACCGGCCACCTGCGCGCCTGCAGCAAAGCACACGCCGACATCATTCACATCAGCGATATTTTTGCCGACAAACCCAATCCGCGCTTCGACAGCTATTGCGCCAGCAAGGCCGGTGGCCAAAATCTGGCGCTCAGTTTCGCCCAATCGCTGGCACCCAAAATCAAGGTCAACGTGATCCAGCCGGGGCCTATCCTGTTCAAGGACTGGCACAGCGCCGAAATGAAAGAGAAGGTGTTGAGCGAAACCCTGCTCGGCGTCGAAGGCGGCGCCGAACCGATTTGTCTGGCGGTGTCGGCACTGCTCGCCAACCCGTACCAGACCGGCGCGGTGATCGCCGTCGATGGTGGCAGGCGGTTGGGTTGA
- a CDS encoding 2-hydroxyacid dehydrogenase, with translation MDVLIYSSQPFERPFLDAAASARGHRCQHQTLALNASTAALANGFSAVSLFVNDDGSAAVLQQLAAGGTRLLALRSAGFNHVDLNAAKALQLAVARVPAYSPYAVAEHTVGLILTLNRKLHRAFARVREQNFSLNGLLGFDLHGKTVGIIGTGQIGSVLARIMSGFGCTVLATDPIQNRDCLALGVRYVTLPELLQQSDIVSLHCPLTAATQHLINSQTLAQMKPGAMLINTGRGALIDSKAVIVAIKSGQLGALGMDVYEEEAGLFFADHSGDILTDDVLARLMTFPNVFITGHQGFFTREALQNIAETTMTNVSAFAAGTPNGNWLS, from the coding sequence ATGGACGTTCTGATCTACAGCAGTCAGCCCTTCGAGCGACCGTTTCTGGATGCGGCGGCGAGTGCACGCGGCCATCGCTGCCAGCATCAAACCTTGGCGTTGAACGCCAGCACGGCGGCACTCGCCAACGGATTTTCCGCGGTCAGCCTGTTCGTCAATGACGACGGTTCCGCTGCCGTTTTGCAGCAACTCGCAGCCGGCGGCACCCGCTTGTTGGCCTTGCGCAGTGCCGGTTTCAACCACGTCGATCTGAATGCCGCGAAGGCATTGCAACTGGCCGTTGCACGGGTGCCGGCGTACTCGCCGTATGCCGTTGCCGAGCACACGGTTGGTCTTATCCTGACGCTCAATCGCAAGTTGCATCGCGCCTTTGCCCGCGTTCGGGAACAAAATTTTTCGCTCAATGGCCTGCTCGGTTTTGACCTGCATGGCAAGACCGTCGGCATCATCGGCACCGGTCAAATCGGTTCGGTACTGGCCCGGATCATGAGCGGATTTGGCTGCACGGTGCTGGCAACCGATCCAATCCAGAACCGCGACTGTCTGGCCCTCGGCGTGCGCTATGTGACGCTGCCGGAGTTGCTTCAGCAGAGCGATATCGTCAGCCTGCACTGCCCGTTGACCGCCGCCACCCAGCACCTGATCAACAGTCAGACACTGGCACAAATGAAGCCGGGCGCGATGCTGATCAACACCGGCCGCGGTGCGCTGATCGACAGCAAAGCGGTGATTGTCGCCATCAAATCCGGCCAGCTCGGCGCGCTGGGCATGGACGTCTACGAAGAAGAAGCCGGGCTGTTTTTCGCTGACCATTCAGGCGACATTCTGACCGATGATGTGCTGGCGCGGCTGATGACTTTCCCCAATGTTTTCATCACCGGACACCAGGGATTCTTCACCCGGGAAGCGCTGCAAAATATCGCCGAGACCACCATGACCAACGTCTCGGCGTTTGCCGCTGGCACACCCAATGGCAACTGGCTCAGTTGA
- the mtgA gene encoding monofunctional biosynthetic peptidoglycan transglycosylase, translating to MTEQATRITPANRTSKPRPSLLRRLWRTCYWFTLGFISLSILLVLVFRFAPVPYSGVMMERQIAAWWSGDKNYVARKKWVPYERIAKAAPLALMAGEDQKFPEHYGFDIEQMEKAWTAHQRGKRLRGASTISQQVAKNLFLWSGRSYVRKGLEVWFTLLIEALWSKERILEVHLNIVEYGKGLYGVEAASRVYFGRSAAQLSWSQAALLAAVLPNPHRFKVDKPSAYVYRRQSWILDQMRGLGGTEYLKQLD from the coding sequence ATGACTGAACAAGCCACCCGCATCACGCCCGCTAATCGCACCAGCAAACCGCGCCCGTCATTGCTGCGCCGGCTCTGGCGCACCTGCTATTGGTTCACGCTCGGTTTCATTTCGCTCTCGATCTTGTTGGTGCTGGTGTTCCGGTTTGCGCCGGTGCCGTATTCCGGCGTGATGATGGAGCGGCAGATTGCGGCCTGGTGGAGCGGCGACAAGAACTATGTCGCGCGCAAGAAATGGGTGCCGTATGAACGCATTGCCAAAGCGGCACCGCTGGCGCTGATGGCCGGCGAAGATCAGAAATTCCCCGAGCATTACGGTTTCGATATCGAGCAGATGGAAAAAGCCTGGACCGCGCACCAACGTGGCAAACGGCTGCGCGGCGCCAGCACCATCAGCCAGCAAGTCGCCAAGAACCTGTTTCTCTGGTCCGGTCGCAGCTACGTCCGCAAAGGTCTCGAAGTGTGGTTCACGCTGTTGATCGAAGCGCTGTGGTCGAAGGAGCGCATTCTCGAAGTGCACCTGAACATCGTCGAGTACGGCAAAGGTCTGTACGGCGTCGAAGCGGCGAGCCGGGTTTATTTTGGTCGCAGCGCGGCCCAGCTCAGCTGGTCACAGGCCGCGTTGCTGGCAGCGGTGCTGCCCAATCCGCATCGGTTCAAAGTCGACAAACCGTCGGCGTATGTCTATCGCCGGCAAAGCTGGATACTGGATCAGATGCGCGGTTTGGGTGGCACCGAGTACCTGAAGCAGCTCGATTGA
- a CDS encoding class I SAM-dependent methyltransferase — protein MPRPLHRRFSMSHRERLQTQLHRLNPRLPLPSDEAISHSERLHQHLSAQLANQPMPFSAFMADALYAPGLGYYSAGATKLGASGDFVTAPEISPLFARCLARQCAEVLQAIGGGELLEFGAGRGIMARDLLLELQALDALPSRYLIIEVSADLRQRQQETLQQLPADIAGRVVWLEHLPATFSGVILANEVLDAMPATVWCRRDGELLECAVTRTEQGEFAWTELPADKSLQRWFASLPAALVEQWPALYRSEMHPLQAGWLHSLGRILQRGAVLLIDYGFPRHEFYHPDRSAGTLMCHYRHHAHPDPLVLVGLQDLTAHVDFTAVAEQALAAGLDVLGYCHQAGFLQSLGVLDMAMQIRDETEQIVAAQALKKLLMPHEMGELFKVIALGKGLDDCLTQPLTGFALYDMRERL, from the coding sequence ATGCCGCGTCCTCTTCACCGCCGGTTTTCCATGAGCCATCGCGAGCGCCTGCAAACTCAACTGCACCGATTGAACCCGCGGTTACCGCTGCCATCCGATGAGGCGATCAGCCACAGCGAGCGGCTGCACCAGCATTTGTCCGCGCAGCTGGCCAACCAGCCGATGCCCTTTTCGGCGTTCATGGCCGATGCGCTGTATGCGCCGGGTCTGGGTTATTACAGCGCCGGCGCGACCAAGCTGGGTGCCAGCGGCGACTTTGTCACCGCGCCGGAAATCTCGCCGCTGTTTGCCCGCTGCCTGGCCCGGCAATGTGCCGAAGTGCTGCAGGCGATCGGCGGCGGTGAGCTGCTCGAATTTGGCGCCGGTCGCGGCATCATGGCCCGGGATCTGCTGCTCGAATTGCAGGCGCTCGATGCCCTGCCGAGCCGCTATCTGATCATCGAAGTGTCGGCCGATTTGCGCCAACGCCAGCAGGAAACCTTGCAGCAATTGCCGGCCGATATCGCTGGCCGCGTGGTCTGGCTCGAACACCTGCCGGCGACATTCAGCGGCGTCATCCTGGCCAACGAAGTGCTCGACGCGATGCCGGCCACGGTCTGGTGCCGGCGTGACGGCGAGTTGCTGGAGTGCGCCGTTACCCGCACCGAGCAAGGCGAATTTGCCTGGACTGAACTGCCGGCCGATAAAAGCTTGCAGCGCTGGTTTGCCAGTTTGCCAGCCGCTCTCGTTGAACAATGGCCGGCGCTTTACCGCTCGGAAATGCATCCCTTGCAGGCCGGTTGGTTGCACAGCCTTGGCCGCATTTTGCAGCGCGGTGCCGTGCTGCTGATCGATTACGGTTTTCCCCGCCACGAGTTCTATCACCCGGATCGCAGTGCCGGCACCTTGATGTGCCATTACCGCCATCACGCCCATCCGGACCCCTTGGTGCTGGTCGGTTTGCAGGATCTGACCGCGCATGTCGACTTCACCGCAGTGGCCGAACAAGCGTTGGCCGCCGGGCTGGACGTGCTCGGTTATTGCCATCAGGCGGGCTTTCTGCAGTCGCTCGGCGTGCTTGATATGGCCATGCAAATTCGGGATGAAACCGAGCAGATCGTTGCCGCCCAGGCGCTGAAAAAATTGCTGATGCCGCACGAGATGGGTGAGCTGTTCAAGGTCATCGCACTCGGCAAAGGGCTCGATGATTGCCTGACGCAGCCGCTGACCGGCTTCGCGTTATATGACATGCGGGAGCGCCTTTGA
- a CDS encoding undecaprenyl-diphosphate phosphatase yields MEWWLWVQALIQGIVEGLTEFLPVSSTGHLIVSGALIGFNGEKAKVFNIVIQSGAILAVCFEYRARIGSVLTGVWSEPPAQRFTVNLLLAFLPAAVLGLLFASGIKAYLFNPIPVAAAFIVGGFLILWAEKRTHVVTVPTVDDMKPMDALKVGFAQCLALIPGTSRSGATIIGALLFGYSRKAATEFSFFLAMPTIFAATVYDGWKHRELFSGDDIPMLAIGFVAAFLSAIVAVRALLKFVSSHTFVGFAWYRIGFGLLILATAGLGWIDWSAA; encoded by the coding sequence ATGGAATGGTGGTTGTGGGTGCAGGCCCTGATTCAGGGCATCGTTGAAGGGCTGACCGAGTTCCTGCCGGTTTCCAGTACCGGTCATCTCATCGTCTCGGGCGCGTTGATTGGTTTTAATGGCGAGAAGGCCAAGGTCTTTAACATCGTCATTCAGTCGGGGGCGATCCTGGCGGTCTGTTTCGAATACCGCGCCCGCATCGGTTCGGTTCTCACCGGCGTCTGGAGCGAGCCGCCGGCGCAGCGGTTCACCGTCAATCTGCTGCTCGCGTTTCTGCCCGCTGCCGTGTTGGGCTTGCTGTTCGCCAGCGGCATCAAGGCGTATCTGTTCAACCCGATCCCGGTGGCGGCGGCGTTCATTGTCGGTGGTTTTCTGATCCTCTGGGCCGAGAAGCGGACCCATGTGGTCACGGTGCCGACCGTTGATGACATGAAGCCGATGGACGCACTGAAGGTTGGCTTTGCCCAATGTCTGGCGTTGATCCCCGGTACTTCGCGTTCCGGTGCGACCATCATCGGTGCCTTGCTGTTTGGCTATTCCCGCAAGGCCGCCACCGAGTTTTCGTTCTTTCTGGCCATGCCGACCATTTTCGCCGCGACCGTTTATGACGGCTGGAAGCATCGCGAGCTGTTCAGCGGCGACGATATTCCCATGCTGGCAATTGGCTTTGTCGCGGCCTTCCTGAGCGCCATTGTCGCGGTGCGGGCGCTGCTGAAGTTTGTCTCCAGCCACACCTTCGTTGGCTTTGCCTGGTACCGGATCGGTTTCGGTTTGCTGATTCTGGCAACTGCCGGGCTTGGCTGGATCGATTGGTCCGCCGCCTGA
- a CDS encoding Dps family protein has product MEINIGINASQREAIALGLSRLLADSYSLYLKTHSYHWNVTGPMFNTLHLMFETQYTELALAVDAIAERIRALGFPAPGTYREFAALTKIPEDTDKPDAKEMIRRLVLGQEQVVRTARELFPLVEAASDEPTADVLTQRMQLHEKNAWMLRVLLE; this is encoded by the coding sequence ATGGAGATCAACATCGGTATCAACGCCTCGCAACGCGAAGCCATTGCCCTTGGTCTGTCGCGTTTGCTGGCTGACAGCTACTCGCTGTACCTGAAGACGCACAGCTACCACTGGAATGTCACCGGGCCGATGTTCAACACCCTGCACCTGATGTTCGAGACGCAATACACCGAGCTGGCGCTGGCGGTTGACGCCATTGCCGAGCGGATTCGCGCGCTCGGTTTCCCGGCACCGGGCACCTACCGCGAATTCGCCGCGCTGACCAAAATCCCGGAAGACACCGACAAACCGGACGCCAAGGAAATGATCCGCCGGCTGGTGCTGGGTCAGGAACAAGTCGTGCGCACCGCCCGCGAACTGTTCCCGCTGGTCGAAGCCGCCAGCGATGAGCCTACCGCCGATGTTTTGACGCAGCGCATGCAACTGCATGAGAAGAACGCCTGGATGCTGCGTGTTCTGCTCGAATGA
- the yfbR gene encoding 5'-deoxynucleotidase, with protein sequence MSSPFFAYLARLRYIERWGLKRNAMRENVMEHSFEVAAIAHTLASIRNQVFGGQVNADQIAVAALFHDASEVFTGDLPSPVKYHSPAIRDAYKAIEAQAQIDLLSMLPAALQPTYRPLLLDTAMSADQHELIKAADTIAACLKCRSELLAGNNEFKVAAEDIENRLQALKSPEVDYFMREFAPAFELTLDEICISKPGQTGS encoded by the coding sequence ATGAGCAGTCCGTTCTTCGCTTACCTCGCCCGCCTGCGCTACATCGAACGCTGGGGCCTCAAACGCAATGCGATGCGCGAGAACGTCATGGAGCATTCGTTCGAGGTCGCGGCGATCGCGCACACGCTGGCCAGCATCCGCAATCAGGTGTTTGGCGGTCAGGTCAACGCCGATCAGATTGCCGTCGCGGCCTTGTTCCATGACGCCAGCGAAGTCTTCACCGGCGATTTGCCGTCACCGGTCAAATACCACTCGCCGGCCATTCGCGACGCCTACAAGGCGATTGAGGCGCAAGCGCAAATCGATTTGCTGAGCATGTTGCCGGCGGCGCTGCAGCCAACCTATCGGCCATTGCTGCTCGACACCGCCATGTCGGCGGACCAACACGAACTCATCAAGGCGGCCGACACCATCGCGGCCTGTTTGAAGTGTCGGAGTGAACTGTTGGCCGGCAACAATGAGTTCAAGGTCGCTGCCGAAGACATCGAGAACCGCCTGCAGGCGCTGAAATCGCCCGAGGTCGATTACTTCATGCGTGAGTTTGCCCCGGCCTTTGAGCTGACGCTGGACGAGATCTGCATTTCCAAACCGGGCCAGACCGGCAGCTAA
- a CDS encoding FAD-dependent oxidoreductase, whose amino-acid sequence MMPTPPPEDFDCDLLVIGAGIHGAAVAREAAARGWRVIVLEQYGHAAAATSSHSSKLIHGGLRYLETGQLKLVYECLREQRILLRTASQLVHKQRFFIPVRDGMRRPGWLVHCGLLLYWLLGGSRPQRLKARHGETDGLLTRRGMYLLSYHDAQTDDAPLTAAVLASAELMGAELRYRCTVESLALSESGASVTYRNAAGESVRVQARAVANLSGPWVRELLATVQPAQALPAIELVKGSHIVLPQPPQRGCYYLEAEDGRAVFVMPWRGQRLVGTTESPFTGNPATATPDDAEMDYLLRTHNHYFAPTFRREDIIDSWSGLRVLPQGSGNAFKRPRESVLLTDRPQQPRLLSLIGGKLTSHRATAEQICNVLAATLPATTDRIDTRRQMLPAVNLPIAHS is encoded by the coding sequence ATGATGCCGACCCCACCTCCAGAAGATTTCGACTGCGATCTGCTCGTGATCGGCGCCGGCATCCATGGCGCTGCGGTCGCCCGCGAAGCGGCCGCACGCGGCTGGCGGGTGATCGTGCTGGAGCAATATGGCCATGCCGCGGCGGCTACGTCGTCGCATTCCAGCAAACTCATCCACGGTGGCCTGCGCTACCTTGAAACCGGACAACTGAAACTGGTTTACGAATGCCTGCGCGAGCAGCGCATCCTGCTGCGGACCGCGTCGCAGCTGGTGCACAAGCAGCGCTTTTTCATCCCGGTCCGGGATGGCATGCGGCGACCGGGCTGGCTGGTCCATTGCGGGTTGCTGCTGTACTGGCTGCTGGGTGGTAGCCGGCCGCAACGGCTCAAGGCCCGGCACGGCGAGACCGACGGCCTGCTGACCCGGCGCGGCATGTACCTGCTGAGCTATCACGATGCCCAAACCGACGATGCGCCGCTGACCGCTGCCGTGCTGGCCAGCGCCGAGCTGATGGGCGCCGAGCTCCGCTATCGGTGCACCGTCGAAAGCCTCGCCCTGAGCGAATCCGGGGCCTCGGTGACCTACCGGAACGCCGCCGGCGAGTCGGTACGGGTGCAGGCTCGGGCGGTCGCCAATCTGAGCGGGCCCTGGGTCCGGGAGTTGCTGGCCACGGTCCAGCCGGCCCAGGCGTTGCCGGCCATCGAGCTGGTCAAGGGCTCGCATATCGTGCTGCCACAGCCGCCGCAGCGCGGTTGTTATTACCTGGAGGCCGAGGATGGCCGGGCAGTGTTTGTGATGCCCTGGCGCGGCCAGCGGCTGGTCGGCACCACCGAAAGCCCGTTCACCGGCAACCCGGCCACGGCGACGCCGGATGACGCGGAGATGGATTACCTGCTGCGCACCCACAACCACTATTTCGCGCCGACCTTTCGCCGTGAAGACATCATCGACAGCTGGTCCGGACTGCGGGTATTGCCGCAAGGCAGCGGCAATGCCTTCAAGCGCCCACGCGAATCGGTGTTGCTGACCGACCGGCCGCAACAACCACGGCTGCTCAGTCTGATTGGCGGCAAGCTGACCTCGCATCGCGCCACCGCCGAGCAAATTTGCAATGTGCTGGCAGCGACGCTGCCGGCAACAACCGATCGCATCGATACCCGTCGGCAAATGCTGCCGGCGGTCAACCTACCCATCGCCCACAGCTGA
- a CDS encoding RsmB/NOP family class I SAM-dependent RNA methyltransferase, translated as MSSKNKSENNQEPRFARTRFRQASELLASILPITEPADTLMDRYFKAHREMGSQDRGFAAETVYGCLRRLRELRALSAGTGPFVGLRFEAETLVATYLITVLGWSGRALEDTDFKDRSTALIKAVRSFDKSSLSFADRLNLPDWLAEPIRQQLGDDEAEKLARALNEPAPVDLRVSTRRISRDDVQKRLTEQSFDCSPMPLSPWGLRRAQRGPLFNTKEFKDGLFEMQDEASQLVGWLVSPRPRQTVIDFCAGAGGKTLHLAELMNNKGNLVACDVAAYRLDKMKPRLIRAQLDNVRLLPLSSENDDALKGYYGEADAVLVDAPCSGSGTLRRNPDMKWRVMDIASLHDQQLSILTGAAHLVKPGGRLVYATCSLLAQENQAVVEAFLATHPDFVRVGIDGSDHQDEGILAAFDALDPILAANLRERGELVLLPHKHHTDGFFGQRLQRRL; from the coding sequence ATGTCCAGCAAAAACAAGTCTGAAAACAACCAAGAACCGCGTTTCGCCCGCACCCGTTTTCGCCAAGCCAGTGAGCTGCTCGCCAGCATTTTGCCGATCACCGAGCCAGCCGATACCTTGATGGATCGCTACTTCAAGGCACACCGCGAAATGGGCTCGCAAGATCGCGGTTTTGCCGCTGAAACGGTTTATGGCTGCCTGCGCCGATTGCGCGAATTGCGCGCGCTGAGCGCCGGCACCGGGCCGTTTGTCGGGCTGCGTTTTGAGGCAGAAACGCTGGTCGCAACGTACCTGATTACGGTCCTTGGCTGGAGCGGCCGGGCGCTGGAAGACACAGACTTCAAAGACCGTTCCACCGCGTTGATCAAGGCGGTGCGCAGCTTCGACAAAAGCAGCTTGAGTTTCGCCGATCGGCTAAATTTACCGGACTGGCTTGCCGAACCAATTCGGCAACAACTGGGCGACGACGAGGCCGAAAAATTGGCCCGCGCCCTGAACGAACCGGCACCGGTGGATTTGCGGGTCAGCACCCGCCGGATCAGTCGCGACGACGTGCAGAAACGGCTCACCGAGCAATCGTTTGATTGCAGCCCGATGCCGCTGTCACCGTGGGGCTTGCGCCGTGCCCAGCGCGGTCCGCTGTTCAACACCAAGGAGTTCAAGGACGGCCTGTTTGAAATGCAGGATGAAGCCAGCCAATTGGTCGGCTGGCTGGTCAGCCCGCGACCGCGGCAAACCGTGATCGATTTCTGCGCCGGTGCCGGTGGCAAGACGCTGCACCTGGCCGAGTTGATGAACAACAAAGGCAATCTGGTGGCTTGCGATGTTGCGGCCTATCGGCTCGACAAAATGAAGCCGCGCTTGATCCGCGCCCAACTCGACAACGTTCGCTTGCTGCCGCTCAGCAGTGAAAATGATGACGCACTGAAAGGCTATTACGGCGAAGCCGATGCGGTGCTGGTTGATGCGCCCTGCTCTGGCTCCGGCACGCTGCGCCGCAACCCCGACATGAAATGGCGCGTCATGGACATCGCCTCGCTGCACGATCAGCAGTTGTCGATTCTGACTGGCGCTGCCCATCTGGTGAAACCGGGCGGTCGGCTGGTGTACGCGACCTGCTCGTTGCTGGCACAGGAAAATCAAGCTGTGGTCGAGGCATTTCTGGCGACGCATCCGGATTTTGTCCGGGTCGGCATCGACGGCTCGGATCATCAGGACGAAGGGATTCTGGCGGCATTCGACGCACTGGATCCGATCCTGGCCGCGAATCTGCGCGAGCGCGGCGAGTTGGTTTTATTGCCGCATAAGCACCACACCGACGGCTTTTTTGGCCAGCGATTGCAACGCCGGTTGTAA